The Gossypium hirsutum isolate 1008001.06 chromosome D03, Gossypium_hirsutum_v2.1, whole genome shotgun sequence genomic interval atatatatatgtgcattcggcacatgtggttgataagtataattatttgcttttgacatatgtatatgaaagatCATAAACATGCATTCAATGAAATGCAATGAtaagtatatttggaatttatatATGCGATTAATGATTATGTATATAACTTGATTTTTAGGTATATAATGATAATACATATGAtcgtttatatgtattttggatatgctataaacttactGAGCTATagaagcttactttgattgtttttgtttatttgttttatagattttggagacgctttacgagctcggggatcatcagcatagtttatcacactatcgacttcttttggtattttgttaacagtttgaactcgatcttatggcatgtataggtttgagtatgatttttgttagatttggATTGTATAATATaattagccatgcgaatatggtttaatttctatgtttgtgatcagtttgttttttttttaaatagttgtttgttcggtaatgcctcgtaaccctaattcggcgacggatacgggttaggggtgttacactccccCTTAAAGAATTTCGTGCTCGAAAATCTCAccagtaaaaaggtttggatattgctttctcatagtttcttcgggttcccaagtagcctcttctatTTCATGtcgttgccagagaacttttactaaagctaccttttaaTTTCTCGTCTCACGTGCCAGAATTTTGATCGGCTCCTCACTGTTTGCCATGTCATGTTAGGCTAAATCTCCACCTCCGTTAGAAAGATAACATGTGATTGATCCGACCGATACCGTCATAACATAggcacatgaaaaacattgtgaattctgTCAAGTTCTAACGGTAGTGCCAATCGGTACGCAACAGGtcctattctttcaatgatctcatatgacCCGATAAACGTCTCCAAGTCATAATTAATTTGTCTCCAAATCATTTccgtaattaattaaaaatttttattctttatataaaaaaaactcgaaTGACCTAAACATTGATTTATTGACATTGGAATAATTTACCCtaataaattttaagataattttataaCAAATGATTTATTTATCTACTTTTGTAATTGATACATTTCTTATGAAACCTCTTACcacattgttaaaattttattcatcttttggATAAAATACGCTAAATACCATATGCGTCTCACCGTTAAGGTACAATTTACCAAAAGTATACCACAACACACGAATTTGATATCTAAAACTATAAAGGCAAAAAAAGCGCTTTATGCATTAACTTCGATGCACCAACCAAAAACGAGTTACTTATTaacgaaaaaaagaaaattctaatGTATTATTTAATTCTAAAACTTGAAAATGAAAAAACATTCTTCAATGTGCAGTAATTACATAGGCAAAATAAATAAACACCAGAAGATGAAAAAAGATTTTTCAGAATTTCAAGCCTGGCTGCCGCTTGGATTCGGTTACAATCAAACAATCGAATCTATCAGTGTTGGCTCAGCTTGCGCTTTTTGGCCATCCGCCGCATCTGCTCCCGCCGCTCTTCTTCCTCTATCAACCTCAATTGTTCTTCATCCTCCTGCCTTGCAATTTTAGCACTGTGGGAGGAAAAGAAAAcaagtaaatatataataaatgcaGGTAAATTAGATATTATCTTTTCAGTGCAAAATATTCGCAGCCAAGAAGGGGTCCGGAACCGACTACATGTCAACCTCACAAAGATGATGTACATGTCTCAACACAGCTGAACTAAATCCCAAAGTTGAAAGGATTTAAGTAATATTATTACATGCACTCCTTTGTTGGAACCAAACTAGACTAATTGGTTGGACTGGGAACCGGCCGATATACTGGTCTGGTCCAAACAAAGGGTTTGAACCAATTGAACCAAAAACAGGTGGTCTGACTAGTTCAACCAGTTTTTAAAACATTGGATGCACTGTCAAACAGAGTTAACAAGGACGGTTCTCTACATGCAAATGCTTGGAAgatattttcaaaaaagaaattattagggaaaatttactaaccttcttcTTTCTTCCTTCATAATCTCATCCCAATTTGCCTCCATGTCACTAACGTCATCATCATCACAAACTGGATATCGATCAGTGCTGCAATGGAGAGATCAAATATTAGAGAACAAAGTTTTTGAAACATCGAAATCAAAATACTAAAAGCAACAAAGTCATTTACTCTTCCAGTTCATTCAATTATATGGCTTTGAATGGCAACTTAGTTACACATTTTTTCCATCTCTTCTTGTGAACAATAGTGAAAATAGGAAAATGGGATCTAAGATTTCAACAAAAAAGGCAAGGGAGAAACATGATGGGATAGAGATCTTACTGGAACATATTTCTGATCATCATTAGAGCCTTTTCATCTTCACTTAATTGCTTTTTCTTGGGTCGCTGAACATTTGGTTTCATATGAGATTGTGATGAGACTGGCTTGATTGGCTTGTTTACCTGTAAAAATTTGAGAGTGCGTAAGCAAAAAAGTGAGGCGTATTTTAAAAGTGCCTACAAAAACACAAGCATTGGTGCAAGTGAGGTTAAAACCTGTGGCTTTGACGATACTGGAGGCCTTTGGTGCATCATTTTATCCTTACTACGTTCTTGTAATCCCCTTTTCTGTTCCAAGTGCTGTCTTGAATCAGATAAGTGCATTTTTGAGGAGGGTGCTTTGTGCTCACTAGGTGGGAGATTCCTAGAAGTAGGTGGAGgaatcttcttctccatctttgcGATAGGCATCTTTGAAGGCACGGCTTTAGGGCCAGCAGAACGGCCAGACCCTGCACCATTGCTTGAGCCAACAGGCCGGCCAGACCCTGCACCATTGCTAGCAGCACCAGCCCGGCCAGGACCAGAACCACTGTTAGCACCACCAGGCCGACCAGGCCCAGTACCATTGCTTACACCACCAGGTCGGCTAGGCCCGGTACCATTGCTAGCACCACCAGGCCGGCCAGGCCCCATACCATTGCTAGCACCACCAGGCTGGCCAGGCCCCATACCATTGCTAACACCACCAGGCCGGCCTGGCCCCATACCATTGCTAACACCATGCTGCTTTCTAGAATCCATTGGCATCCCATTTGGTTTAATGGTAGAAGACTTAAGGGTACCAGCTTTAGATTGCAATTGACCCTTCAATGGAACTGATTTCCTTTCATCACGGATGCCTTGGGAATTTCTGCCACTATTGCTGTTGCTGCTCAAAGCTTGTTTGCTTTTTGGAAACATTTGAGCAGATCGcgcatcttcaaaaatcaacaaaaaaaccTGTATAAGTTATCTGTGGTTTAATTCAGAGATAGAAAACAGATTTAAAACAGTTATGTAGCACCCTACCAGAGGTTGGAGCAGAAACATTTCGAGGTGGAGGCTCTTTTGCAGGCGCTGGAACCCCTCTGTCATCTTCAAGAAATGAGTAATCTCTTGCAACCTTAAGTTTCTCCACTTTCTTTCTGAGCTGCACAAGTCCAGCAATTGAAAACATTAGTTATCACAGAACAGAGGTCCTTCAAAGgatcaaacaaaattaaaagtgcTCAGAGTAAATACCTCACTTGTAGGTTTGGGTGGCCGGATATGTTGTCCTTGTCTTGGTCTAGCACCGTCTGAAGCAGAGTTCTTTTTACTCTACAGGAAGTCACAAGGTTGTCAATACAAATTCAAACATCATGTACAACTTGGAATTATTTAATCTGGAAAAAAAACAGATCTTTAAAAGAAGCCATTAACAAGTAGTAACATCATAGACATATAAGAAGAGGGTGTAGAATAAGTGAAAGATCATGAATGTCGCAGCCTGACTCCATCTTCAAGCACTAGGCATGCATACTCAGGTCCGGCTCAGAAATAGAAGAAAAACTAGAATTTTGAGTTGGACTTTACTAAGCCAAACGCTAGCAATTGCACAAGTCCAAGTTCAAGaatcttaatttttgaattaagtcACTTGCAAACCTAACGAAActtttttatcttaatattttttacaaattttaattattattgaaaatctCAGGTCAAACTCAAGTAGAAATGATCAGTTTAAAGTCATACATGGAAATCAACCTCATTTTTAAGCTTAAGCTTCAAAACAAAACTCAATCGAGCTAGAGCCGAGTTTTGAGATACAAGTTATGAACAGAGCTAGAGTTCCCTACTGATTAAGACAGCCTGGCTCAATTAAACCCCCATGCATACTACATTGCAGGAAGAATGATTTATTTAGTTGCAAACTTACGCATGTTATTAAACTGTCAAAGTTATAATATTATCCAATGGAATATATAACAACAGCAACAGGCTGACTGAGTTCATCAGATTGGAGTTTGCATAATCATGCACATCaatagcattaaacacagaaaaCATTcacataaaaaattgataaacaaGTGATGCTTACAGACTGACGGGAAGTCAACATCTTTGATACCAAATTCTGGTTTTCCAACAATGACTTGCTTTCTTGGATAACTCTCTGAGCAATAACAGGCTGAGAAGGGCCAAAAAAGGATCCAAAGCTGCAGGAAGACAACATTTAATAAACTTAATTAGAATGATTACCGTTATGTAAACCTGGAATTGACGCACTTTGTAACTATTACAAGGAATAGAAGAAACCTTGAATCCAGAGAAGTGCTCAAGTGTCTTAGAACAATAGAAAATTATTCTGCAAAAAGAAGCACATCACTCACTTATTGTATGGAAGCTTCTTCTCTTGAGAAGAACCTGCAGCACCATGCTTCCTCTTTCGTCTGATAGATTCTTTCAGCCGCTGCCTTAACTCTAGATATTCCACTTCTTCTTGTGTAGGTTGCCTggtttcttcttcctcttcctcttcctcttcttcttcctcctcataTCCATCCCCATCTTCTTCCATGACATCTTCATCTTGATATTCTCCTTCCATGTCATAATCATCATAATCTTCGACTTCCTATattgaaaaaacaaaataattaaaagaaattttctttaacaaaaagaagaagaaggtcCGCATTCAATAGAAAATGACATATAAAAGAACAACTCAAATGAAGGATATCAAATTCCAGATCATGGAATAGATATAAAATATGCAAACAACAGCCCTTACGATTATCATTTTCTATAAAATCCCACATCAtgaaattgatataaaatatGCAAGCAACATACTTATTTATTTCTTCGTTTGAGTAGACTTACTTCTCTGTCGTATCCCCGCATTGCTCAGTCCAGAACCAATTAACAATTTTCCTTCTTATTGTATTGAATGAACTTGTCAGATAAAAAATGCAGGAAACCTAAAAAGCAAACAGTTAACAATGTTAATGTTGGGAGCAAAAGcaatgaaatttaaagaaaattaactaCAAAATGGCTCTTTCTTCTTCTAATCTAGTTCAAGATCCTAACATTAAGCCATATTCAACCTGGATTAATTTGCCCCCACTAAGATCCATATTtaatctaataaataaataaaaatgtagtTTTCAGACGAAAGTATTGCAATCAAAACTCATAAATTTCACAGATAATCGAAGAATGATAAATTCCATATCTT includes:
- the LOC107950504 gene encoding protein SPT2 homolog isoform X2; its protein translation is MEGEYQDEDVMEEDGDGYEEEEEEEEEEEEETRQPTQEEVEYLELRQRLKESIRRKRKHGAAGSSQEKKLPYNNFGSFFGPSQPVIAQRVIQESKSLLENQNLVSKMLTSRQSSKKNSASDGARPRQGQHIRPPKPTSELRKKVEKLKVARDYSFLEDDRGVPAPAKEPPPRNVSAPTSDARSAQMFPKSKQALSSNSNSGRNSQGIRDERKSVPLKGQLQSKAGTLKSSTIKPNGMPMDSRKQHGVSNGMGPGRPGGVSNGMGPGQPGGASNGMGPGRPGGASNGTGPSRPGGVSNGTGPGRPGGANSGSGPGRAGAASNGAGSGRPVGSSNGAGSGRSAGPKAVPSKMPIAKMEKKIPPPTSRNLPPSEHKAPSSKMHLSDSRQHLEQKRGLQERSKDKMMHQRPPVSSKPQVNKPIKPVSSQSHMKPNVQRPKKKQLSEDEKALMMIRNMFHTDRYPVCDDDDVSDMEANWDEIMKEERRSAKIARQEDEEQLRLIEEEERREQMRRMAKKRKLSQH
- the LOC107950504 gene encoding protein SPT2 homolog isoform X1 encodes the protein MRGYDREEVEDYDDYDMEGEYQDEDVMEEDGDGYEEEEEEEEEEEEETRQPTQEEVEYLELRQRLKESIRRKRKHGAAGSSQEKKLPYNNFGSFFGPSQPVIAQRVIQESKSLLENQNLVSKMLTSRQSSKKNSASDGARPRQGQHIRPPKPTSELRKKVEKLKVARDYSFLEDDRGVPAPAKEPPPRNVSAPTSDARSAQMFPKSKQALSSNSNSGRNSQGIRDERKSVPLKGQLQSKAGTLKSSTIKPNGMPMDSRKQHGVSNGMGPGRPGGVSNGMGPGQPGGASNGMGPGRPGGASNGTGPSRPGGVSNGTGPGRPGGANSGSGPGRAGAASNGAGSGRPVGSSNGAGSGRSAGPKAVPSKMPIAKMEKKIPPPTSRNLPPSEHKAPSSKMHLSDSRQHLEQKRGLQERSKDKMMHQRPPVSSKPQVNKPIKPVSSQSHMKPNVQRPKKKQLSEDEKALMMIRNMFHTDRYPVCDDDDVSDMEANWDEIMKEERRSAKIARQEDEEQLRLIEEEERREQMRRMAKKRKLSQH